GAACTTTTCTACCAACCAGTCAACGATACGCTGATCCCAGTCATCACCACCGAGCTTGTTATCACCAGCGGTTGCGCGAACCTCAACGACACCATCGCCAATCTCCAACAGGGAGACGTCGAAAGTACCACCACCGAGGTCGAACACAAGAATGGTCTGCTCCTTTTCACCCTTCTCTAGGCCGTATGCCAAAGCAGCAGCGGTTGGCTCGTTCACGATACGTAGAACGTTCAAACCTGCAATCTGACCAGCTTCCTTCGTTGCCTGACGCTGCGAGTCGGAGAAGTAAGCAGGAACGGTAATAACAGCATCAGTAACTTCGTCACCAAGGTATGCCTCAGCGTCGCGCTTGAGCTTCATCAAGGTACGAGCCGAAATTTCCTGTGGCGTGTACTTCTTGCCATCAATGTCGATGCTCCAGTCAGTACCGATGTGGCGCTTAACGGAGCGGATGGTGCGGTCAACGTTGGTAACAGCCTGGTTCTTAGCGGACTGACCAACAATCACCTCACCATTTTTTGTAAAAGCAACCACAGATGGCGTGGTGCGCGAACCCTCAGAGTTAGCGATAACCTGTGGCTCACCACCTTCCAAAACCGCTACGCATGAGTTTGTGGTACCTAAGTCAATACCAACAGCGCGTCCCATATCCAATTCCTCCTTGAAGTTTTTATGCTTATGTACTGCGATTTTTAATGAAGTTGATCGGAAAACACTCAACTTCTTACAGATAACCTACCAGAGCCCGCGTCGAAAAGCTAGTACCTTGAGCGAAACTCGCTCAACTTTTTTCTGAACTGCCGTTAAGCTCCGGTTTATGGCAAAGTAGACTCCATGAATGAACACGATGATGACATTCAATCTGTATTAGACAACACCGATCTTGACCTCCATGTGGTGGAATCTGACACCGAACCCAACGTCGCCCACACCGACCGCGCCGTCATTTTAGGCAGGGACGGGCGCTGGGCCGCCGGTTGGGCGCTGCGCTTTATCATCATGGTTGTCGCAGGTTACCTCCTATGGCGCGGATTCGGCGCCATTTGGACCGCACTGCTTCCGGTGCTCCTCGCCCTGCTCGTTTCCACCGTCATGTGGCCGCCAGTGCGCTGGTTACGCAACCGCGGTGTGCCAGCCGCACTCGCGGTAATACTCGTTATCGTCGGGTTCTTCGCCATCCTCGCCGGAATCATTTCCGCCATGGCGCCACGCGTGGCCGGGCAATCCAAAGACCTGGTGCAAAAAGCAACGGAAGGTATTGAGAAACTCCAGGAATGGGTGCAAGGCCCGCCGCTTAACTTGGACCTGGATCAATTCGACAACGTCATCAAGGAAATCCAAGGTTTCGTACAGAACCGCTCCAGCGATATCGCATCGGGCGTCTTTACCGGACTTTCCACCGCAACATCAATAGTGGTGACTCTGGTCCTAATGCTGATCCTTACCTTCTTCTTCTTAAAAGACGGAACCCGCTTTCTCCCGATGATCCGCAAAGCAACCGGCCCCAACGTCGGCTGGCATCTTACGGAACTGCTCACCCGCGTGTGGAACACCCTTGCTGGATTCATCCGCGCCCAAGCCATCGTTTCGCTTGTCGACGCAATCTTCATCGGCATCGGCCTCATCATATTAAATGTCCCGCTGGCCCTCGTGCTGGCTGTCATCACCTTCTTCGCGGGATTCATCCCCATCGTCGGTGCCTTCACCGCCGGTGCCCTGGCAGTGGTTATCGCCCTGGTTTCCAACGGACCCACCAACGCGTTACTGGTCGTCGGCCTCATCATTCTCGTGCAACAGCTCGAAGGAAATGTCCTGCAGCCAATGCTGCAATCGCGCGCCATGAACCTCCACGCCGCAATCGTGCTGCTGTCCGTGACCTTAGGCTCCACTATTTTCGGTGTTGTTGGCGCCTTCCTGGCTGTTCCCGTCGCAGCAACACTGGCGGTACTCGTGCGCTACCATCAAGAACTCGTGGCGCTACGCGCGGGCGAAATCACCATCGACGACATAGAGATGGCCACCACCTTGGAAAACACCACATCCGTTACCGCCAACGACGCGTTCAAAATTTTCACCGACCGGTTGGCGAAACTCGGCTTTAAACAAGGCATCGGAAAAGTAACCAATAGCGGGAAGAAAACCACCTCCAAAACCAAAACAACAGAAGCAGCCACCGAGGATGCTCAAGAGGAAACCAATACCAACTAATCACTCGTAGCCCGCTTACACCCGGACACCGCCGGGGAGGAAATGCTCAATTGCTGCCCTCCCCGGCTTCTGCTTTTTCTGCCCAACAATACCATTCAGCTGTGCTGGTTCTCGGTTTTTATCAAGTCGGAGATTCCTTATTCCTTGCCTTTCTGCGCCCAATTTTCCTGGAGATTTTCGCGCCCCGATTTCAAATCCCCGACTTCATAAAAACCTCAAGTCCCGATCCAGATTGCAGACTCGCCTTCGTGTCTCACGACTCACAGGGAA
The nucleotide sequence above comes from Corynebacterium mustelae. Encoded proteins:
- a CDS encoding AI-2E family transporter; translated protein: MNEHDDDIQSVLDNTDLDLHVVESDTEPNVAHTDRAVILGRDGRWAAGWALRFIIMVVAGYLLWRGFGAIWTALLPVLLALLVSTVMWPPVRWLRNRGVPAALAVILVIVGFFAILAGIISAMAPRVAGQSKDLVQKATEGIEKLQEWVQGPPLNLDLDQFDNVIKEIQGFVQNRSSDIASGVFTGLSTATSIVVTLVLMLILTFFFLKDGTRFLPMIRKATGPNVGWHLTELLTRVWNTLAGFIRAQAIVSLVDAIFIGIGLIILNVPLALVLAVITFFAGFIPIVGAFTAGALAVVIALVSNGPTNALLVVGLIILVQQLEGNVLQPMLQSRAMNLHAAIVLLSVTLGSTIFGVVGAFLAVPVAATLAVLVRYHQELVALRAGEITIDDIEMATTLENTTSVTANDAFKIFTDRLAKLGFKQGIGKVTNSGKKTTSKTKTTEAATEDAQEETNTN